A stretch of Endozoicomonas sp. SCSIO W0465 DNA encodes these proteins:
- a CDS encoding IS66 family transposase: MIPELPATMSAEILLKENAELRMRVACLEERCRELEEKVGKNSQNSSKPPSSDGYQKPCKNSNSPDHSDDLSADKGTDPSDEKPNPKSLRQSSGNKAGGKKGHQGTCLKQVDIPDYIEYLPVKECNKCQASLLDSEPVKYIERQVFEPGRPGEFEVTAHRAEVKICTCGCRNQAEFPEGVTAAAQYGSATQAMAVYLNQYHFLPFKRVSEYFNTLYKMSVSAGTVANFVARTYENLASTEEVIRDALRESSVAGADETGMRAEGSLHWLHVMRDEQWTLYYLSEKRGREAMDTMGILLTFAGVLVHDHWKSYFAYAATHVLCNAHHLRELLGVVDRDSNQLALRLMKLLRLSWHYCKGFKTIGMLQMPSVVCERIEKIYDRLLQRALMKEVVYMEKQREELKRKKVKNTKAYNLFKRLTEFKAETLRFMSDFTIPFDNNGSERDVRMAKLKQKISGCFRSADGGSMFARIRSYLSSARKQGMDIYQSLHRAVRNYCNMPLLSAE; encoded by the coding sequence ATGATTCCAGAACTACCCGCAACTATGTCGGCTGAGATTCTCTTGAAAGAGAATGCAGAGCTGCGGATGAGAGTTGCCTGTCTGGAAGAGCGATGTCGAGAATTGGAAGAAAAGGTTGGCAAGAACAGTCAAAACAGCAGCAAGCCGCCATCGTCTGATGGTTATCAAAAACCTTGTAAAAACAGTAATTCTCCAGATCATTCTGACGACCTTTCCGCAGATAAAGGTACCGATCCATCGGATGAAAAACCCAATCCTAAAAGTCTGAGACAGTCTTCTGGTAATAAAGCCGGTGGAAAGAAAGGGCATCAGGGCACTTGTCTTAAACAGGTCGATATCCCTGACTATATTGAGTACCTTCCGGTTAAAGAATGCAATAAATGTCAGGCGTCTCTTCTTGATAGTGAGCCGGTCAAATATATTGAACGACAGGTGTTTGAACCAGGGAGACCGGGTGAATTTGAAGTAACGGCCCATAGAGCTGAAGTAAAAATCTGCACTTGTGGTTGTCGGAATCAGGCTGAATTCCCGGAAGGTGTTACCGCTGCCGCACAATATGGCTCAGCCACACAGGCTATGGCCGTCTATCTTAACCAATACCATTTCCTGCCTTTTAAGCGCGTGTCAGAGTATTTTAATACTCTCTATAAAATGAGTGTAAGTGCAGGCACTGTCGCCAATTTTGTGGCCAGAACCTATGAAAATCTGGCTTCTACTGAAGAGGTTATTCGTGACGCCTTGCGGGAATCGTCTGTTGCCGGAGCCGATGAAACGGGTATGCGGGCCGAGGGCTCTTTGCACTGGCTACACGTTATGCGGGATGAACAATGGACGCTCTACTACTTGTCTGAAAAGCGAGGTCGTGAGGCCATGGACACGATGGGCATACTGCTAACATTTGCAGGCGTTCTGGTTCATGATCATTGGAAATCCTATTTTGCATATGCGGCAACTCACGTACTTTGCAATGCCCATCACCTGAGGGAGCTTTTGGGTGTTGTTGATAGGGACAGCAATCAACTGGCGTTGCGATTGATGAAGCTACTGAGGCTTTCCTGGCATTACTGCAAGGGCTTTAAGACCATAGGTATGCTACAGATGCCAAGTGTTGTCTGTGAACGAATCGAGAAGATTTATGACCGGTTGCTTCAGCGGGCTCTAATGAAAGAAGTCGTCTATATGGAGAAGCAACGAGAGGAGCTTAAGCGCAAGAAAGTCAAGAATACTAAAGCTTACAATCTCTTCAAACGACTCACTGAGTTCAAGGCTGAGACACTGCGCTTCATGTCAGATTTTACCATTCCCTTCGATAACAATGGCAGTGAACGGGATGTTCGAATGGCCAAGTTAAAGCAGAAAATCTCAGGCTGCTTCAGGAGTGCAGACGGTGGTTCTATGTTTGCACGGATTCGCAGCTATTTGTCGTCTGCCAGAAAACAGGGAATGGACATATATCAATCACTTCATAGAGCTGTTCGGAATTACTGTAATATGCCTTTGCTCAGTGCTGAATAG
- a CDS encoding ATP-binding protein, giving the protein MATSIRQKITLFNLLPAVFCYCIITFLFLYFTFRTASEEIGRRHLNETMRYAANVDARISKVILAGRALSLSATEISYYGLSAKFLSIFSDMPYVRSISIVDFEKKSKEAVHFDKMTKNLVSEDQGSGYSIPDQVYLAIKNNYEYDWYVNTELTGAIFYTSFLFRVSDDSQRIRFLRIDLDAAKLVNMPINQDFRVRLIIADPSGNIVYANGISLLKYRTIEKFSRLGPCEGSGELNFPSENGGSFKHLLYSPIKPSGPDEPCGFMKEVLQNVVEESRLVSVRILTRGSYKWSAAVPIKSTGWFFSYSIMETDIMKPVYKQASLSASLIGLAMILSIICLWGVSGRITRPLNELKRQMNTFGFLPVDSSENIRDSKDEAVSLSRSFIRLKERLLNREEALQKARAQNMASLVQQLRGGYFYFHLASSGDITYVSPSITSVLGFTVEEFSGKIQGYLTGSAMNDTFRSLLKQLPEGVWHETFELEIFHKEGSVRCIELSCAGQANKSSLTQKNVAEHLNSIECMGNDITHLVRDTEKFKALIAGSPDAIFITDITGVINLVNPRVEDLFRYHEGDLLGLPLALLIDPEYRSDLMLLRKLDSDDISSHCLDAKLSRGVDKYGHGFPVEISSNVLTTADGLLISIVVRDITQRKQIEGELLKAKETAEKASQAKSLFLSHISHELRTPLNGVLGYAQLLLADSDVPEKYRESLSSLEACGLHLLTMINDILDITKIESGTVSSQMVPFNLKVTLDMVFANFLEAAKVKGLDLLFDIHPHVQLEIIGDNVKLRQVLINLIGNAVKFTDNGDVHLKVFAKGEKLQFEVLDSGVGILSSDLAQLFQPFTQLKRGQEFGGAGLGLSISQRLVEAMGGELQVESEHGKGSRFYFSIPYQIIHKEPGNVLAGTASKTTESDIKPEFVSKRQILVVDDSVNNRDMLVKALKSKSFHVEAAEGGLEAVEKCKTTRYDLILMDLRMPGLDGFDAARAIHSISSQRSIKIMAISASVSEQTRAKIAESGFCGFIAKPVRFDELFNCIYKHLENDYCLSADLPLSEPCKKEMVAALKLSLDIGDLNTLEDKAEAWSSKPGYGNFPEKIIELCKLLDVMGLETLHNVLLNDPDP; this is encoded by the coding sequence ATGGCCACATCCATCCGTCAGAAAATTACCCTGTTTAATTTGCTTCCCGCTGTATTTTGTTACTGTATTATTACTTTTCTCTTTTTGTATTTTACCTTTCGTACGGCTTCTGAGGAAATTGGGAGAAGACATCTTAATGAAACCATGCGATATGCGGCGAACGTAGATGCGAGAATCAGTAAAGTTATCCTGGCTGGCAGGGCATTATCCTTATCCGCTACTGAGATCTCTTATTATGGCCTTTCCGCTAAATTTCTTTCAATTTTCAGTGATATGCCCTATGTGAGATCAATATCAATTGTCGATTTTGAAAAAAAAAGTAAAGAGGCTGTTCATTTCGATAAGATGACTAAAAATCTTGTTTCCGAAGATCAAGGTTCAGGTTACTCCATTCCGGATCAAGTCTATTTGGCGATAAAAAATAATTATGAGTATGACTGGTATGTTAATACTGAATTAACCGGGGCCATATTTTATACCAGCTTTCTGTTCAGAGTGTCTGATGATAGCCAACGGATTCGTTTTTTAAGGATTGATTTGGATGCCGCTAAACTGGTTAATATGCCCATAAATCAGGATTTTCGGGTTCGCCTGATTATTGCAGACCCATCCGGCAATATTGTCTACGCAAATGGCATATCGCTACTGAAGTACAGAACTATTGAAAAATTCTCAAGACTGGGACCTTGTGAGGGCAGTGGTGAACTGAATTTTCCATCCGAGAACGGGGGGTCATTCAAGCATTTACTTTATAGTCCAATTAAACCTTCCGGGCCTGATGAGCCCTGTGGATTTATGAAAGAGGTTTTGCAGAATGTTGTCGAGGAGAGCAGACTGGTCAGTGTTCGTATTTTAACCAGAGGTAGTTACAAATGGTCAGCAGCTGTTCCTATTAAATCCACTGGCTGGTTTTTCAGTTATAGCATAATGGAAACAGACATCATGAAGCCAGTCTATAAACAGGCCTCCTTGAGTGCAAGCCTGATTGGTCTGGCTATGATTTTATCAATTATATGTTTATGGGGAGTATCAGGAAGGATTACGCGTCCTCTGAATGAATTAAAGCGGCAGATGAACACGTTTGGTTTTTTGCCCGTTGACTCGAGTGAAAACATCCGGGATTCAAAAGATGAGGCTGTTAGTCTGAGCAGGAGCTTCATCAGATTAAAGGAACGACTTTTAAATAGAGAAGAAGCTTTGCAAAAAGCTCGAGCTCAAAATATGGCGAGTCTTGTTCAGCAGCTGAGGGGAGGGTATTTCTATTTTCATCTGGCCAGTTCAGGCGATATTACCTATGTTAGCCCATCAATTACTTCCGTCCTGGGTTTCACCGTTGAGGAGTTTTCTGGAAAAATACAAGGTTATTTAACAGGTTCAGCAATGAACGACACATTTAGAAGCCTCTTAAAGCAACTGCCAGAAGGAGTTTGGCATGAAACATTTGAACTGGAAATTTTTCATAAAGAGGGTTCAGTACGCTGTATAGAATTAAGTTGTGCAGGACAAGCCAATAAAAGTTCCCTGACACAGAAAAACGTCGCTGAACATTTGAACAGTATTGAGTGTATGGGTAACGATATTACCCATCTTGTCCGTGATACGGAAAAATTCAAGGCACTGATAGCGGGTTCACCTGATGCTATTTTTATCACGGATATTACCGGTGTTATTAACCTTGTGAATCCCAGGGTTGAAGACCTCTTTCGTTATCATGAGGGCGATCTGCTGGGACTTCCCCTGGCGCTGTTAATTGATCCTGAGTACCGGTCAGATCTCATGCTTCTCAGGAAACTGGACTCAGATGATATTAGCAGTCATTGTCTGGATGCCAAGCTCTCCAGGGGGGTTGATAAGTATGGTCATGGATTTCCAGTTGAGATATCCAGTAATGTTCTGACCACCGCCGATGGTTTGCTTATATCCATCGTCGTTCGTGACATTACCCAAAGAAAACAGATTGAAGGCGAGCTGCTCAAGGCTAAAGAAACTGCAGAAAAGGCAAGTCAGGCAAAATCTTTATTCCTTTCACATATCAGTCATGAGTTGAGAACCCCGCTTAATGGTGTCCTTGGTTACGCGCAGCTGCTGTTAGCGGATAGTGATGTTCCTGAGAAATACAGAGAAAGCCTGTCATCTCTTGAAGCCTGTGGTTTACACCTTCTGACGATGATTAATGACATTTTGGATATCACCAAGATTGAAAGCGGTACGGTGAGCAGTCAGATGGTGCCTTTTAATCTCAAGGTGACTTTGGACATGGTATTTGCCAATTTTCTAGAAGCTGCGAAGGTTAAAGGTCTGGATTTACTATTTGATATTCATCCACATGTGCAATTGGAGATAATTGGCGATAACGTCAAGCTGCGCCAGGTGTTGATCAATTTGATTGGGAATGCGGTAAAATTTACTGATAATGGAGATGTCCATTTAAAGGTTTTTGCAAAAGGTGAAAAGCTTCAATTTGAAGTACTTGATAGTGGTGTGGGAATTTTATCATCAGATTTGGCGCAGCTGTTCCAGCCATTTACACAGCTAAAGAGAGGGCAGGAATTTGGAGGAGCTGGTTTGGGACTGTCTATCAGTCAACGTCTGGTGGAAGCAATGGGGGGGGAGCTTCAGGTTGAGAGTGAGCATGGAAAAGGAAGTCGTTTCTACTTCAGTATTCCATACCAGATTATCCATAAGGAGCCTGGAAACGTTTTGGCTGGTACAGCTTCCAAAACAACGGAGTCTGATATAAAACCGGAATTCGTTAGTAAACGACAAATTCTGGTAGTTGATGATAGTGTTAATAATAGAGATATGTTGGTGAAGGCACTTAAGTCCAAATCTTTTCATGTTGAAGCTGCAGAGGGCGGGCTTGAAGCAGTAGAGAAATGCAAAACGACTCGCTACGATCTTATTTTGATGGATCTTAGAATGCCGGGTCTGGATGGCTTTGATGCTGCCAGGGCGATTCACAGTATCAGTAGTCAGCGATCAATCAAGATTATGGCAATCTCTGCCAGTGTGTCAGAACAGACAAGAGCAAAAATTGCTGAATCAGGATTTTGTGGATTCATTGCAAAACCTGTGCGTTTTGATGAACTGTTTAATTGTATTTATAAACATTTGGAAAACGATTATTGTTTGTCTGCTGATTTGCCACTCTCTGAGCCTTGCAAGAAAGAGATGGTTGCCGCTCTGAAGCTATCGCTGGATATAGGTGATCTGAACACACTTGAAGATAAGGCAGAAGCGTGGTCTTCGAAGCCGGGCTATGGCAACTTCCCTGAAAAAATTATCGAGTTGTGTAAACTACTTGATGTTATGGGGCTGGAGACACTACATAACGTTTTGCTGAATGATCCTGACCCGTAG
- the ruvC gene encoding crossover junction endodeoxyribonuclease RuvC, whose protein sequence is MALLLGIDPGSRITGYGIIEEIGSQCKYVASGCIRIQEGPLPERLAQIFQGINTVIEMYSPQSVGIEQVFMARNADSALKLGQARGAAIVAAVNHGLEVSEYSARQVKQAVVGKGSAEKSQVQHMITSILKLDKTPQADAADALAVALCHAHTRASLVRMAGATGRRNRRLLSR, encoded by the coding sequence ATGGCCTTATTGTTGGGGATTGATCCCGGGTCCAGGATTACCGGGTATGGAATCATTGAGGAAATAGGCTCCCAATGTAAATACGTGGCGTCTGGCTGTATCCGAATCCAGGAGGGGCCGCTACCAGAAAGACTTGCCCAGATTTTTCAGGGTATCAATACCGTTATTGAAATGTACAGTCCACAATCTGTCGGTATCGAGCAAGTATTTATGGCACGCAATGCCGACTCTGCCCTGAAGCTGGGGCAGGCTCGCGGAGCAGCTATTGTTGCAGCTGTGAATCATGGTCTTGAAGTTTCTGAATACTCGGCCCGGCAGGTGAAACAAGCTGTGGTGGGCAAAGGGTCTGCTGAAAAGTCGCAGGTTCAGCATATGATTACCTCAATCCTGAAACTGGATAAAACACCCCAGGCAGACGCGGCCGATGCACTGGCAGTGGCATTGTGTCACGCCCACACGCGGGCAAGCCTGGTTCGAATGGCGGGTGCGACGGGCAGAAGAAATCGCCGGTTATTAAGTCGTTAG
- a CDS encoding DUF6444 domain-containing protein, giving the protein MIPELPATMSAEILLKENAELRMRVACLEERCRELEEKVGKNSQNSSKPPSSDGYQKPCKNSNSPDHSDDLSADKGTDPSDEKPNPKSLRQSSGNKAGGKKGHQGTCLKQVDIPDYIEYLPVKECNKCQASLLDTRL; this is encoded by the coding sequence ATGATTCCAGAACTACCCGCAACTATGTCGGCTGAGATTCTCTTGAAAGAGAATGCAGAGCTGCGGATGAGAGTTGCCTGTCTGGAAGAGCGATGTCGAGAATTGGAAGAAAAGGTTGGCAAGAACAGTCAAAACAGCAGCAAGCCGCCATCGTCTGATGGTTATCAAAAACCTTGTAAAAACAGTAATTCTCCAGATCATTCTGACGACCTTTCCGCAGATAAAGGTACCGATCCATCGGATGAAAAACCCAATCCTAAAAGTCTGAGACAGTCTTCTGGTAATAAAGCCGGTGGAAAGAAAGGGCATCAGGGCACTTGTCTTAAACAGGTCGATATCCCTGACTATATTGAGTACCTTCCGGTTAAAGAATGCAATAAATGTCAGGCGTCTCTTCTTGATACTCGACTTTAG
- the ruvA gene encoding Holliday junction branch migration protein RuvA, whose amino-acid sequence MIGRLRGIVLEKKAPYLLIEAGGVGYEVEAPMSVFYRLPEVGAEATLYTHFVVREDAQLLYGFSDARERELFRTLIKVNGVGPKLGLTLLSGIESSDFVRCVHDGDSSTLVKLPGVGKKTAERLIVELKDKLSKWDSSAAQFDGLMGTPLGQAIEKQALDTEQEAVSALVALGYKPQEASKVIGRIKVDGLSSEELIRQALRSMI is encoded by the coding sequence ATGATAGGCAGACTTCGTGGAATTGTGCTGGAGAAAAAAGCGCCCTATCTACTCATTGAGGCCGGCGGGGTGGGCTATGAAGTTGAAGCACCGATGTCGGTGTTTTATCGCCTGCCAGAGGTCGGCGCTGAAGCAACGCTTTATACGCATTTTGTTGTTAGAGAAGATGCGCAGCTACTTTATGGTTTCAGTGACGCCCGGGAGCGAGAGCTTTTCCGTACCCTGATTAAAGTGAATGGGGTTGGTCCAAAACTGGGTTTAACATTGCTTTCCGGAATAGAATCGTCTGATTTTGTGCGGTGTGTCCATGATGGTGATAGTTCCACCCTGGTGAAACTACCCGGCGTTGGCAAGAAAACAGCGGAACGCCTCATCGTTGAGTTAAAAGATAAACTGTCAAAATGGGATAGTTCAGCTGCACAGTTTGATGGTTTGATGGGAACACCGTTGGGACAGGCTATCGAAAAGCAGGCGCTTGATACTGAGCAGGAAGCCGTCAGTGCTCTGGTTGCCCTGGGCTATAAGCCCCAGGAAGCCAGTAAGGTTATTGGTCGGATTAAAGTCGACGGTCTGTCCAGTGAAGAACTCATAAGACAGGCTCTGAGAAGTATGATTTAG
- a CDS encoding IS1595 family transposase, producing the protein MCKNTIQFQKGLGIMQFLANYGSEEQCENALSSWRWPDGFQCPKCGSRSFCKLHRKAEFQCNCCRCQTSLTSNTIFDSTKLPLATWFLGIYLVTQNKAGISCLTLHRQLGISYNAALRMKHKLMQVMMERDNSWQLSGFVQIDDAYWGGERHGGRRGRGSENKAPFVAAVQTDADNHPIYMKFNAVDNFRRKTIQEWAEHALKKGVRAVSDGLSCFRGIEDAGCQHTAIITGGGHASMENELFTWVNTMLGNVKTAITGTYHKLDPKHLGRYLSEFNYRFNRRFDMPSMISRLGRAAVNTAPMPDRLLKLPDVQWKPG; encoded by the coding sequence ATGTGTAAAAACACCATTCAGTTCCAAAAAGGCCTTGGCATTATGCAATTTCTGGCTAATTACGGCAGTGAAGAGCAGTGTGAGAACGCGCTGTCCTCTTGGCGCTGGCCAGATGGCTTCCAATGCCCGAAGTGTGGCTCCCGCAGTTTCTGCAAGCTTCACCGGAAAGCTGAATTCCAGTGCAATTGCTGCCGTTGCCAAACCTCGCTTACCAGTAACACTATCTTTGACTCAACAAAGCTGCCTCTAGCTACCTGGTTTCTGGGTATCTATCTCGTCACCCAGAATAAAGCGGGGATTTCTTGCCTGACGCTTCATCGACAACTTGGCATTTCCTACAATGCCGCATTGCGCATGAAACACAAACTCATGCAGGTCATGATGGAAAGAGATAACAGCTGGCAGTTGAGTGGTTTTGTTCAGATTGATGACGCCTATTGGGGCGGAGAGCGCCACGGAGGCCGCCGGGGCAGAGGCTCAGAGAACAAAGCCCCCTTCGTGGCCGCAGTTCAGACAGATGCTGATAACCACCCTATCTACATGAAGTTCAATGCCGTTGATAACTTCCGGCGAAAAACCATTCAGGAGTGGGCAGAACATGCCCTGAAAAAGGGTGTCCGGGCCGTCAGCGATGGCTTGTCCTGTTTCCGGGGTATTGAAGATGCCGGATGCCAGCACACAGCCATCATTACCGGTGGTGGGCATGCATCCATGGAGAATGAGTTGTTCACCTGGGTAAATACCATGCTGGGAAACGTGAAAACAGCGATTACCGGTACTTACCATAAGCTCGACCCCAAGCATCTGGGCCGTTATCTATCAGAGTTCAACTATCGGTTTAACCGGCGTTTTGATATGCCTTCAATGATCTCAAGGCTAGGTCGGGCTGCAGTCAATACAGCACCGATGCCGGATCGACTTCTCAAACTGCCAGACGTCCAGTGGAAACCGGGTTAG
- a CDS encoding transposase, with translation MTKFEMVAMLTSDHQVILRELASYTTFLAGALSSTAVPTFCELLFGCMLSADGFVTQALLTIDFHCVWSSYHHWLSQGKWQWKNLARHLIRLVCSKAPENQPVVLGLDDWVIERFSDKAPACRTHHQHSKKRNRPTYIWGQCWVSLAIIFERAADEVFTAIPVISFPTPASGNTSKLKIAVAMLRVVRNEVKDRVLRLLTDCWYMNWTLIKPALEMNIEVVGQIPSNRALYALPPAPTVKKRGRPKKYGIKMTTEQVKKLPEEKATVWMYGKFRKIRYRTLICRARFLKGREVRVVWSRFENDKGLTESRIFISTNPELEGLEVLRAYSRRWPVEPMFHQLKHAFGCCHLWQQKLRTLLRWMHLKMAGYALLQLLTVCKNQACLNISRIPWRSPDTTTAGMMKIALSGIIPRFSIRKGWNRYKQKYEFNFRDLIDQLIPDNSEAA, from the coding sequence ATGACGAAATTCGAGATGGTTGCCATGCTCACTTCAGATCATCAAGTAATCCTCAGGGAGCTCGCTTCATATACAACCTTTCTTGCTGGAGCGCTATCATCAACTGCAGTACCAACGTTCTGCGAACTGCTGTTCGGTTGCATGCTTTCAGCCGACGGCTTTGTTACACAGGCGTTGTTAACAATTGATTTTCATTGTGTGTGGAGCAGCTACCACCACTGGCTATCTCAGGGCAAGTGGCAATGGAAGAACTTGGCACGCCACTTGATCCGTCTGGTCTGCTCCAAAGCTCCTGAGAATCAACCTGTGGTCCTGGGGCTTGATGACTGGGTAATCGAACGGTTTTCCGACAAAGCCCCTGCTTGTCGTACACATCATCAACACAGCAAGAAACGCAATCGGCCGACGTACATCTGGGGGCAGTGTTGGGTTTCCCTGGCCATCATATTTGAGCGGGCTGCAGATGAAGTATTTACCGCCATACCGGTGATCTCATTTCCGACACCAGCTTCAGGTAACACCAGCAAACTGAAAATTGCCGTGGCCATGCTCAGGGTGGTACGCAATGAAGTGAAGGATCGAGTGCTACGCCTGCTAACCGATTGCTGGTATATGAACTGGACACTGATAAAGCCAGCTCTGGAAATGAACATAGAAGTTGTTGGTCAGATACCTTCAAATCGGGCCCTCTATGCTTTGCCGCCAGCACCCACCGTAAAGAAGCGAGGGCGCCCAAAAAAGTACGGCATCAAGATGACGACAGAACAGGTTAAGAAACTGCCGGAAGAAAAAGCAACAGTATGGATGTACGGCAAATTTCGCAAAATACGTTATCGTACCCTGATCTGTCGCGCCAGATTCCTTAAAGGTCGTGAAGTACGCGTCGTCTGGAGTCGCTTTGAAAATGACAAAGGTCTGACCGAAAGCAGAATATTCATCTCGACCAATCCGGAACTTGAGGGACTGGAGGTGCTTCGTGCCTATTCCCGGAGATGGCCGGTAGAGCCAATGTTTCACCAACTCAAACATGCTTTTGGCTGTTGCCATTTATGGCAGCAGAAATTGCGAACACTGCTTCGATGGATGCATTTGAAAATGGCAGGCTATGCATTATTGCAGTTATTAACCGTTTGTAAAAATCAGGCATGTCTGAATATTTCTCGGATACCCTGGAGAAGCCCGGATACAACCACTGCAGGCATGATGAAAATTGCTCTTTCAGGAATTATTCCGAGGTTCTCTATTCGCAAGGGCTGGAACAGATATAAGCAAAAATATGAGTTCAATTTTCGCGATCTGATCGACCAGTTAATACCGGATAATTCAGAAGCAGCATAA
- the ruvB gene encoding Holliday junction branch migration DNA helicase RuvB, which produces MIEADRLISASERPNEEVQDRAIRPVRLSEYTGQSKVREQMEIFIQAARKRGDALDHTLIFGPPGLGKTTLSHILANEMGSNIRSTSGPVIEKAGDLAALLTNLEPNDILFIDEIHRLSPAVEEVLYPAMEDYQLDIMIGEGPAARSIKLDLPPFTLIGATTRAGLLTSPLRDRFGIVQRLEFYNVADLSSIVLRSARILGVQMNSEAANEVARRSRGTPRIANRLLRRVRDYAEVKGDGTVTRELADAALNMLDVDVSGFDHMDRRLLLAMIEKFDGGPVGVDSLAAAISEERDTIEDVLEPYLIQQGYIMRTPRGRILTKHAYLHFGYDYP; this is translated from the coding sequence ATGATTGAAGCAGATCGCTTAATTTCGGCCAGTGAGCGCCCGAACGAAGAGGTTCAGGATCGTGCCATACGACCGGTCAGGTTGAGTGAGTATACAGGGCAGTCAAAGGTCAGGGAGCAGATGGAGATATTTATCCAGGCGGCCCGAAAGCGCGGCGATGCTCTGGATCATACGTTGATATTTGGTCCACCCGGTCTGGGTAAGACGACACTTTCGCATATTCTTGCCAATGAAATGGGCAGCAATATCCGTTCGACTTCCGGGCCGGTTATTGAGAAAGCCGGAGACCTTGCGGCCCTTCTCACTAATCTTGAGCCTAATGACATTCTGTTTATTGATGAAATCCATCGTCTTAGCCCAGCGGTTGAAGAAGTGCTTTATCCGGCGATGGAAGATTATCAGTTGGATATCATGATTGGTGAAGGTCCTGCGGCACGTTCGATCAAACTGGACCTACCACCTTTTACGCTGATAGGAGCGACCACACGTGCTGGGCTATTGACGTCACCGTTAAGGGATCGTTTCGGTATCGTACAGCGGCTTGAGTTCTACAATGTGGCGGACCTGAGTTCAATAGTTCTCCGTTCTGCCCGTATCCTCGGGGTGCAAATGAACAGTGAGGCGGCCAATGAAGTGGCTCGCCGTTCAAGAGGAACCCCCCGTATAGCCAATCGGTTGCTGAGAAGAGTCAGGGATTATGCGGAAGTAAAAGGTGATGGTACGGTGACCCGCGAACTGGCTGATGCTGCCCTGAATATGCTGGATGTCGATGTCAGTGGCTTTGATCATATGGATCGTCGCCTGTTGTTGGCCATGATTGAAAAGTTTGATGGTGGCCCTGTGGGGGTTGACAGTCTCGCGGCGGCCATCAGTGAAGAGAGGGATACTATTGAAGATGTCCTTGAGCCCTACTTGATTCAGCAAGGGTATATTATGAGAACACCGAGAGGTCGGATATTAACTAAGCACGCTTATCTGCATTTTGGCTATGATTACCCCTAG
- a CDS encoding winged helix-turn-helix domain-containing protein — MLNSYEISEIYSTDHACVYDWINRYKEGGFEALKTRPFGGRPPKLSDLQRAELAEILLIKNPTDFGFYKAMWTRDIVAAIIKSEFGITMHPAAVGKMLKRMGFSPQRPVRKAWQQCKKSP; from the coding sequence GTGCTGAATAGTTACGAAATTTCAGAGATATACAGTACAGATCACGCCTGCGTATATGACTGGATCAACCGTTATAAAGAAGGTGGGTTTGAGGCATTAAAGACCAGACCATTTGGGGGCAGACCTCCCAAACTGTCGGATCTGCAAAGGGCAGAGCTTGCTGAGATACTTCTGATCAAAAATCCTACCGACTTCGGATTCTACAAGGCAATGTGGACTCGTGACATTGTTGCCGCCATCATCAAAAGTGAGTTTGGTATCACCATGCATCCGGCTGCTGTTGGCAAGATGCTTAAGAGAATGGGCTTTTCTCCTCAGCGTCCGGTACGCAAGGCATGGCAACAGTGTAAAAAAAGTCCATGA